The genomic DNA AGAGTAGCTCAAACACGGTACTGTTGCACGGATCTTTTCAGCAATTGGCTTCGCCGCAAACCAGGGGCGTCCTGTCGCAACTCCAACTCCGATGTTCCGAACATGAAGCCAGTCAATACTCTCTAGAACTTTCGGATGAATGGCTCCACTGCTGTCAACAATGGTTCCATCAATATCAAAATAGCAGGCTCTCGGGAGCATTCCGTTCACGGGCTCTCCTGCGTCTTTTGCTTATTTTCCTCAGCTTGCTCTACTTTTTTCTTTTCTTTTGCTCCAGAGGCAGGACTCTTCTGCACGAGCTTTACTCGGACTTCACCCTCTGCTTCGCTGCGGTCTTCTTTTAAAAAGATTCTTATTTTATCTGCGTTAACGATACTTCCTTTCTCTTGTATCTCTGGATTTATGGTTAGGGTAATCGTCTCGGTTGCTTTTTCATAAATAGCGAGTTCACTGCGCGCTTGGGTGCCTTCTTCGCGAACAATAAAGACGTTATCGCGAGCGGTGATTTGTTGAATAACATTTTCAGCAGAATATGAAGCCTCGAGCTGATCACACGTCAGAGTCATATCTTCATGAATGAGTTCAACATTACTTCGATACTGCACCTCGCGCCTTGATGCTGAAAGAGTCATCTCGTCTGCCTTAATGTACGTTGGTGCATTCTCAAAATCTGCACGAAAAAGGGGCTGTTCAGCTTCCGGCACGTTTGCCAGTAGCGCTGGGGAATAGAGGAGGATGATGAGTATGATTAGCTTCGGTGCCTTCATATTTGACTAACCCCTTCGTTTTTTAGGCTCAAGAATGCTCGTGACATTTCGTAATATTTTATATTGTTCTATATCAAGACGGGCATGGAGACCGTCCCCTTCAACTATAAACCAATTTCCTATTACCTGAACATGCGCAGATGTCGAAACGAGAGCTTTCTTATGATCATAAGAAGCCTCTGATGTTACTATTCTCATTTCACGTCCATAGGTCACACGGACATCTTTCGGAAAGAATACGGACTGGAGTTCAGGGCCTTTGAGAATCAGGGTTGCCTCATTTGCCTTTAAAACAATTTTTTGCCCTTTCTCATCATTTGTGAAAAACAAGCATGCATCAATGTCTATGCGATTCTCTTCTGGAAAATAGCGCGCGTTTTGGCCTGTGACCTCCCATAAGACCTTCCCATCTCGAGTTTCACTCCGATGGAAATTCTCCAGAGCAAATCCCTCTGCTGGTTGTTCGCTCATGTCTCCGATTTCGGCTTCATGGGTTGTTTTTTTGAGCGGAGGTTCATCCGAAGGAAGAGTTGATTGCGATACTTGATCCTGATTTTCCAGCGGCGTAGTCGGCGCAAGAGATGACTGTTGATACCCGGTATTGAGAAAAAGCGCTCCAATAAAGAAAAAGAGAAGGACCAGAAGAATTGCTAGGAGATAGCTTGTTTTCCTATTGAGATACATAACGTTACAGTCGGTGGGGCTTATAATCCAACATCTTCATCTTGAACCACCTGAAAGATCTTTTGAAGGCTCTTTAGGAGGCGCGGCAGTTCGTCAAGTGGCAACATGCTATCACCGTCTGATGGGGCAGATCTGGGATTTTGATGTGTTTCGATAAAAATGCCATCAACTCCAGTGGCAACAGCTGCTCGGCAGAGGGGATGACTGAAACGAGCATCCCCACCAGATACCCCTTTTGCTCCTCCCATAGACTGCACAACATGTGAGCCGTCGAATATTACGGGGAAGCCGCTATTTCTCATCTGAACAAGAGAACGCATATCTACGACTAAATCTCGATATCCAAAGAAGGTTCCTCGTTCACAAAGGAGCACAGTAGCAGACTCTGAGTCTTGGCGAACTTTCTCCCCCGCGAAGGCAAGATCTTGAGGGTGAAGGAATTGCCCTTTTTTGATGTTTACGATACGACCTGATCGTCCAGCTGCTCGTAAGAGGTCTGTCTGACGGCAGAGAAAAGCTGGAATCTGCAGAATATCAACGCATCCATCAAGTATCGCTGGGTGATCTGGTAGGTGGATGTCGGTGAGCGTTGGCAAGTCTAATTGTTCTTGAATCTCTTGAAAGACAGGTATCGCTTCCTCAATTCCAATTCCGCGTGGGCTGTCAGCTTTAGTTCGATTTGCCTTATCGAAAGATGCTTTGAATACTGGGGCGAATCCATACTGACTTGCAAGTTCTGCTATTCTTTCAGCGAGGGAAAGAGCATGATCTCGACTTTCAAGTTGACAAGGACCACAAAAGAGAAATGGCTTTGTGGGAACTGGCGTAGCAGATCGAGTCTCTGCCATCTTTTGAGCATGCGAAACGATGCTTTGAATAGTATGTGTTCGGTTACTCATATCGACCTGTATAGTTTGATTCAGACGTCCTTCAACAACCAGTCTGTTTACATGAGTCGAAAGCGGGTATTACTCATTAACACGAGCTTGCAACGTCATTTTTTTTTGTGAACTCTATGACCTTTTTGTCTTTCTGACTTTTATCAGAAAGTGCTTTGGAACTTCTTCGTTCAAGCGCGGCTGCAACAAAGCTTCGAAACAGAGGATGAGGCTCTCGAGGCTTCGATTTAAATTCAGGGTGAAATTGCACTCCAATGAACCAAGGATGATCAGCGATTTCAATGATCTCAACAAGATCATTGTTGGGAGAAGTTCCAGCAATCATAATTCCTGCTTTCTCTATGGCTTCTCGATACTCATTATTGAATTCGAAACGATGCCGATGTCTCTCGCTAATTGATGTTGTTCCATAGGCGGCATAAGACTTGCTGTTTTGGGTAAGGACGCACGGATAGGCTCCAAGCCGCATTGAGCCTCCTTTTTCGCTGACATTGCGCTGACTCTCCATGAGGTCAATAACAGGATGTTCAGCACTCTGTTTAAATTCAGCACTTGTGGCATCAGCCAGTTTCGCCAGATTTCGGGCTCCCTCTATTACAGCCATTTGCATACCTAGGCAAATGCCGAAAAAGGGAACTTTATTTTCTCGAGCATATTGAACCGCCATAATCTTCCCTTCATGGCCCCGTGCACCAAAGCCACCCGGAATAAGAATTGCATCAGCTCCTTCGCCATTCGTCGCCTCAAGAAGCTTTTCCTCAACTGAGCCTTTCTCAATATCTTCGCTGTCGATATAGACAATTTTTACCGTGCAGTCGTTAGCAAAGCCGCCATGATGTAGCGCTTCGGATAGACTTTTATAGCTTTCAGTCAGATCTACATACTTGCCGATCATTGCCAGCGTAATACTGCCGTTTTTGGGTTTTCGGAGTACGTTAACAATGCGCTCCCAGTTGGAGAGATCTGGGGTGCCGGTCCAAATATTCAGCTTTTCTACGATTCTTTCATCAAGTCCTTCTTCATGAAGCAGAAGAGGGAGCTCATAAATGGTTGAGACATCTGGGGCATTAATGACCGATTTTTCATCAACGTTACAAAAAAGGCTAATCTTTTTCTTGATGTTTTTCTCTAGCCGCTTCTCCGAACGACAAACAATAATATTCGGAATAATCCCATATCCAGTAAGCTCTTTTACCGAATGTTGTGTCGGTTTTGTCTTTGATTCATCAGCTGCTGCTATATGGGGCACAAGTGTAACATGAATGAACAGGCAGTTTTCAGACCCCATTTCAGCTCGCATCTGCCGGATTGCCTCTAGGAACGGAAGACTCTCAATATCTCCAACAGTTCCACCGATCTCAACAAGGCAAATATCATATCCTTTAGAGGCAAGATAAACGCGCCGCTTTATCTCATCTGTAATGTGTGGAATGACCTGAACGGTACCACCAAGATAATCACCGCGGCGCTCATTCGCAATTACGGTTTCATAAACTTTACCAGAGGTAAAGTTGTTGAGCTTCGACATAGTAGTGCCGATAAACCGAGCATAGTGCCCAAGGTCGAGATCAGTTTCCGCACCGTCATCAGTAACGAATACTTCTCCATGCTGAAACGGGCTCATTGTTCCAGGGTCAACATTAATGTAGGGGTCGAGTTTTACAGCGGTGGCACGTAGGCCTCGAGATTCGAGTAGTGATCCGATGCAGGCTGTGGTAAGCCCTTTTCCAATTGAGGAGACCACACCCCCCGTAACAAAAATATACTTGGTTGGGCGTGGTTCTTGAGAGTCCATGAGCTCTTCTCCGTATCAGTTTGGGATATGGTACATGAAACGTAGGATTAAAGCATGTCTAGAAAGAAAGATTTTCTTTCCTATAAAATGCTAGAGAGTTTGAGGGGATACCGCAGTCCGTAGATATAGCTCTAGCCGAAACAAACTGAGGTAGAGAACCAGCAATACGCCAAGACCACTTCCCAAGAGAGGATACTGGATAAAGATATTTTGGACTACGGTGTGAAGGGTTTCAGTCGGATAAATTGGGTCTGAGAGCGATGCAAGGGAGATGAGCTCTGAGAGGATGTTCGGTGACACGCTCATGGGACTGGCGATAAGTTTTAGGGCGACTGGTAAAAGTATGGGAAACAGCCAGATACAGAATCGTCGACGCATAAAGTCCAACACCTCTTTGAAAGCATCAAGGCCCGTTAGGGATGAGGCGATGATTACTTCTGGCAATGGATTAAGGAATACAAAAGCGGAGAGAGAGAAGGTGATCAGGAGCACATTATTATCAAGAACCGATAGTAACAGATGCACGATAAAAAGAGGAAATGCCACTGAGAGAAGGGCAAAGAAGAGTTCCGAATTAAAGCGAAGAACATCCATATAACTCTCTTTGCGGGCTGCTCTTCTTACATGTATCCATGGATCCTGTTCTTCAGTGATTTTTTTTAATGAAAAAAATCCTCTACCCGTTGAGAGCTGAGCCTTAGTTGCCATCGTCAGCCATTGAAAAAGGTAGGTGAGCCAGACTAATTGGATAAGAGCGAGCAAGAAGCCGCCACTCACTCCCAGTCTGGAATAGTGTATAACACTCCCCAGGAATTGGTAGAGAACGAATGCAGAAAGAAAAAGAGGAATGAGAATTGGCTGACGAAGAAGCGTCTTGGCTGCTTTCATTGCAGCCTGAAAATAGAGTGAGATAGTAGCGAATGGCTCTTTCGAGTTCATCATTGATAATCTCTTTTCCATGATACCACGTATGCTAGTTCACTTGGTGGCTATCCACGTGCCCTTCGCTTCGGAGGGGAACGCCTTCCTTTTCGAGTACGAGTTCTGGTCCCATGCCCTTTTGTCCTAGCGATAGCCGCTTGAGATACGAGCTCGAGAAGCTTTCCGTCTGAATCATCACCTTCCAGCCA from bacterium includes the following:
- the lptC gene encoding LPS export ABC transporter periplasmic protein LptC, producing MYLNRKTSYLLAILLVLLFFFIGALFLNTGYQQSSLAPTTPLENQDQVSQSTLPSDEPPLKKTTHEAEIGDMSEQPAEGFALENFHRSETRDGKVLWEVTGQNARYFPEENRIDIDACLFFTNDEKGQKIVLKANEATLILKGPELQSVFFPKDVRVTYGREMRIVTSEASYDHKKALVSTSAHVQVIGNWFIVEGDGLHARLDIEQYKILRNVTSILEPKKRRG
- a CDS encoding 3-deoxy-8-phosphooctulonate synthase; translation: MAETRSATPVPTKPFLFCGPCQLESRDHALSLAERIAELASQYGFAPVFKASFDKANRTKADSPRGIGIEEAIPVFQEIQEQLDLPTLTDIHLPDHPAILDGCVDILQIPAFLCRQTDLLRAAGRSGRIVNIKKGQFLHPQDLAFAGEKVRQDSESATVLLCERGTFFGYRDLVVDMRSLVQMRNSGFPVIFDGSHVVQSMGGAKGVSGGDARFSHPLCRAAVATGVDGIFIETHQNPRSAPSDGDSMLPLDELPRLLKSLQKIFQVVQDEDVGL
- a CDS encoding CTP synthase, producing MDSQEPRPTKYIFVTGGVVSSIGKGLTTACIGSLLESRGLRATAVKLDPYINVDPGTMSPFQHGEVFVTDDGAETDLDLGHYARFIGTTMSKLNNFTSGKVYETVIANERRGDYLGGTVQVIPHITDEIKRRVYLASKGYDICLVEIGGTVGDIESLPFLEAIRQMRAEMGSENCLFIHVTLVPHIAAADESKTKPTQHSVKELTGYGIIPNIIVCRSEKRLEKNIKKKISLFCNVDEKSVINAPDVSTIYELPLLLHEEGLDERIVEKLNIWTGTPDLSNWERIVNVLRKPKNGSITLAMIGKYVDLTESYKSLSEALHHGGFANDCTVKIVYIDSEDIEKGSVEEKLLEATNGEGADAILIPGGFGARGHEGKIMAVQYARENKVPFFGICLGMQMAVIEGARNLAKLADATSAEFKQSAEHPVIDLMESQRNVSEKGGSMRLGAYPCVLTQNSKSYAAYGTTSISERHRHRFEFNNEYREAIEKAGIMIAGTSPNNDLVEIIEIADHPWFIGVQFHPEFKSKPREPHPLFRSFVAAALERRSSKALSDKSQKDKKVIEFTKKNDVASSC